aaatagaaAGTTCAAAGTTAAGACTGTTCCAAATATATAAATAGGACATTATCTTTGGAAGCTggaacagactaaaaaggaaatagtgTCACATAAGATGTTATAAAGGGAGAAGTATTTTATCTGCATGATATACTCTTGAAATGCTTAGACTTCCTAACCTCATTAGCATTCATCTTAGTCTGTTTCACTAGAAAAGCATTTAAGTCGAGCAGATATAAAGATAGCAAATATATCCTCAATAGATCTGTTTCCACATCAGCACTATCCAGAACTATTAAATCTCTGCCAACAAAGCACTGCAGATTAATCAAGTGCAAAACAGCCGATCAAGCAGTGGACCAACTCTCAAAAGTAAGAACATctgcccctttttttttttgggtttttccTTAAGTAATTCAGTCAGTTCCATCATGTTGTAGATATAGTCATGTTGCTGGCCTCATAAACAACAGTGCACCAAAGCCCTCTCATACAGAAAGATTACTGTCACCTTTAATAAAGGTTAATTAAATTGGATTTCATCTAAGCCACTATGAATTTAAAGTTGGTTAATTGAATCAGATCACTATaaatttggacaaaaaaaaCAAGTTATTTAACTACTTTAAAAGGTACCAACAGATATATGTAGCATGTGAATTAAAAGCTACACTTCCAATCAtacaataaatagaaaaaacaacCACCTAAAATTAGAGTATCACCTCACATTATGAAGTTTTGCCTGTGAGGATACGAGAAATCTGAAGGCCCCTGCTGAAAGCTTCATTAAACAATATCCTTGTCTGCATGGATTGAAAACCAGGCATCCATGATAGAAATGCCAAAGGAGCCATAACAATTAACCCAAGCATCATGTCATATAACCGAGCCAATGACACAACAGTGCCCCAAACCAAAGTAGACTGCAAAAAGGGCCGGAGCACTAGGGCAATTTGGATTATGCCCCACCCAGTTGGAATAAATGCCAACAAACTTGTGATCAAGTCAAACAGCGTAAACAGGGTGAACCTCAACAATATAACAATCACCAATACCGTGACTAGAATGACAAGCAACTGCACCAGCCGATAATATATGTGCCTCTTCATGGCATATTTATCCTTTGCATATGCAATGGTAATGTAAATTGCCACAGCGGCGACCATAATAATCCAAGACAGCAAGTAAACACCAATACTGGTTTTACCACCAGTAATGCGCAATTGATACACAATTCCAtattgaaagaagaagaaacgaAGATCTAAAATAATCTCAAGCAATTTTCCCCAGAGACCAGTAGTTCTCAAGTGGTCCTGTTCTTCATACCACCACGTCTCCCAACTTTGATCTGCTTTTACAAAAACTCCTCGATTGTACCAAATCCAATGCATGAAATCGTCAAAGTCATACACAGTTTTTAACCAGTCAAACCCAGAGGGATTGAACACAAAGGGAGATGTTATCCATGACACAACAAGGAACCAACTTGATATAGTCATAGCTATATACACAAAGGTATCCTTAGTCAAGGGGCTGTGTGAAGCATAAACAACCAGAATCACTCCAAGTTCGATTGCTTTGACAAAGTGGCTGCGAGCATACAGTCGATAGTTCTCACCAAAGCTCTTGCGCTGCACAACAAAACCACGTCCAGTTGCTCGATACTTAGCTCCGCCATGTAGAATGGTCCTTCCAAAGAAATGCGCCCGGGTTCCCATTGAGTATGTGAAAAATAGTGAGGCAAGCTGCAGTTGCATAGTTATAAAATCCCAGACTGCCGGAAGAAAACCATGTTCCAAAGAGTTCTCGACAACCATAGGGAGGGCAGTGAACACACCAAGCTGGATAACAAACTGCTGATTCAAAATTGAACCAAGTGCTTTGTTGCTGGTGGCATTTTTGCTGGCGTAATCCTCAACACCACTGAGTGCAAGATAAAGGCGCCCCCACAAAAATGTATAGACCATTACCACCACTATCatgttgttgaagaagaagCCAACAGTTGTGTAGAAGAATGAAAGCATGCGAAAGAAATCTAGTCTATGACCCAACCTGTAAACATCTCTGCTCAAAACTTGTTCGCCATTACCACTAGCAACCTTAGCCTCAAACATGGCTATCTGATTCAATCCAACATCCCTTCCCTTACCCACTTGTATGTATTCATGGTGGGTAACATTGCCACCTCGCAAGGTACAATTGAATCCAGCAAATATATCCTCACTTATATTAATCACCTTGGAAGCCTTGCTGATGCCACCTCTGGTCAAGAACCAAAACCTATCAAAGACATCTGGATGACCATAGTGCATCCGTACCTTGAGAGGATCGGCAAGAACACGTTGCCCCAGAGTCACAAAACTTGTCTCCTGAGCAGACATGAACCAAGCAAGAGATGATACAGAACCAGTAAAGATATTTTCACGAACTCCCAGAATGGTGGGTTTCCTTATACCATAATTCTCCTTGAATTCCTCCAATAGATTCCGCATCTTAAGTGCCTCTTCAAAGTAATTGTCTTGATTCATGTCTATGGTCTGAACTGCATCACCTCTGGTGAAGATAATGGCATGGTTCTGATTCTCCGGCTTACCCTCCCCAAGTTTCAGAGGACCAGGCAACTTTATGCGATAAATTTCCACTTCTTGCTTCAGTTGTTGATCATACTTCACTAGAACAGAAAAGTATTCTACTTCATTTCTTCCCAAGTTAACCTCATCTACATAAGCAATTCGGAGAGCCTCATTATCCTTCATCAGATTTAGGATCTCCTCAGCACGTGGATCACGCTTTGTCTTCTGAGAACCATACACCTGGCATGTCACCACATAAGTGAACTTCATTAAAGCAGCACCAAACTCGTGTCCTTTGAAGAGAAGGGTGACACTGCTACTCGATCTGTGAAGTTTTCGAGAAGTTTGTAACATGGCAGGGCCATCCCTATTCAAGTGATTATTTTGGTTCGATGAACCAAGTGAAACAATTCTTTGTGAGCCATGCCTTATATCAACCTCTGAAGCAGAATCAAGGAACGAAAGCATCTTGAGAGCCTTGTAATAGTACATCATGCCTCTTACAGTACGGGACAGAGTCTGCCCCCTGTACGACGCCCAGAGACGAATCTCCCTTGCTTTGGTGTTCCATATCTCTTTTTCGTCCTTCATTCCTTCTGTGCGCATCCGTTCCATGAAATTCTCCCACTCATCATCGTAAATTTTCTGCAGATAAAATATTGTGGATACTCCATCTTCATTTGGACTCCTAAGACTTTCTTTGCCAAACAGAACTTCCTCATCATAGTAAGGGGTCAAGACGCTAAAGGCCATCATCTTCTCTACCTGGGGAGCTCGTGGCATATTCATAAAAAGAGAGTTACTGAAGAAAGCAATACGCCGTCTTGCTTCCTTATTTTTTGGAACATTGTACATTGAATCTCTGGAAGTCAGAATTGTCTGCAAACGGCGCAGCTGCCTATAGAAGAAAACATCTTGGATATCAGGAAACTCAATCGCATTTTCAAAAAGAAGCCCCTGATTGGTATCTGGATTTGATGGAGCAAGACCTTCCTGCATCAGTTGTTCTGTTCTCTTCTTCACCCTTGGAAATTCCCGAACTGACACCTCATACAAGGCCTGTAGTACACTGACCATATCACGCAAATCCGGCTCTGGCCTGAGCAAAAGCTCAATAAGAAACACCAACTTTTCATGAATGCGTGGCAAGAGGGTCATCTTGTAGGCTTTAGTAAACTTTTCAGAATGAATGCAACCATCAATATCATTAAAAAGTGCAGTGACAATTGAATGCTCTTCAGTGTTGTGTTTTATGATCTCAAGTAGCAAGTATTTGATGCTGTCATAAGCCTCAATCACTGCACACCTCCTATACTCATTCTTGCATATCCTAAACCAAACCCATCTATCAGGTGCATCTGCCAGCTCGCTCGCATGGCTGAGAGCAAGAAGCAACTCGTTGCACAAGAGAAAACACGGCCAACGAATAACCTTAATATCCCAACAGTTCGGTGGCAACTCCATTAGTTCCAGCTCGTGATCACTCACGAGGTCTTCCTCCCTCATAGTTATGATGATCTCATTCCATATTAAGGCAAACCTAGTTGCGTCCACCTGGCTCGATTCAATCTTCTTGTATGGCTGTCCCAGTCCATATCTTAACTTAATCCGATGTATTGCATTCCGAAGCTTGTGAACCAGGGTGTCCTTAGCATCAACAGTCTGATTCTCGGGCATCAGACTGAACTGCAATGCGCTTGCAAAGAACTGGAATCTGAGTCTGAGCTGTTTAATGTTCCTAATTTCACCTATATGTGAGAACAACCCAACTGCTCCTCCTGCAATAGAAGAATAGATAGTGTACCAGATCTGCAGGTCAACTAGATAAATAAGAACAATTGGAATCCACAACAAAACAGCTGCTAGCTCATTCGTGCTACCAAAGAACTCATGCCACttgtacttcacattattcaaattcaaaagagCCCGTGTAGGACCAAGCAGCGGCcttatttgaaagaaataacTGAAGATAAATTTGGACGCCAATACAGCAATCCAAAACATTGTGTACTTTATGTTATTAATAAGCCCTTCCCTGAGTCCGCGACCCACAAAAATCCTGGTGTGGAACCACCATGTTAGTAAGTAAAATATTGGCCAGTCTGTGTTTTCAATCACATTTCGTATCCATGGGAGAATGAAAAGAACAAGAGCTAACAACTCTGGGATGATAAACACCAGAGCAATCTTAAGAAATGTGAAGATCCTTTGATTAGCCTCGTATGACCACCTCCTATCAGAATTCTTCTGGATCCAAATTCTTGCATAGAACACCCCAAACACAACTGCCCATGTCACAGCAACTATGCTTTTCAAGACCATCCTCACACCTATCCACATTGTATCCCTGGTAACTAAACTATACTGAGTTCCAGCATCAAGGATCGACTGAATAAACCTCAAACCAGCCCAAGTTATGAAGATCGTAAGCAACTGCACTTGCACATCCCTCCTTTCCAAAGCTTGCCATGGAAAATCTGTACCTTGCCAAGCAACAATGACAGAAGCCTGAAAGAATAGTATCAACATCACCCACAACCTATCAAAGCTCCTAAATATATTCCAGAAGGTCCTCTGCTCCACAAACCCCGTCTTACCAACTCTCCTACCAACAGTAGTATCCAGAAAAGCACTTGACAAGTCAAGCGGCCATTTCAGCCTCCGAAAACACTTCCTACTCCAAAAGAACTcattaatatcatcataattccTCCAAGCTGAATGAGGGGCAGTGCCATTTCTACTCCTCTCAACTTCACCTTTAATTGTCGTGTAAATGGGAGTGACAACTTTATCCAAGAAACCAAACTGCTTACAAGTGTAAGGAACAAAAGGGTGTCCAGTATCCTCATCAATGTGATCATCAAGAATGTAATTTAGTTCCATAGCCATATGATGATAGATATAACACAAACATTCAGGAACAAAACGGAGATTTGCAGCCTCACCCCAAATCAATAAATACAGACATACATACAAGAGTTCACGACGAGAAATTTCTGGATTTTGACGCCTCGGCAGTCGAACCTGTGACTTCTTCCCCAGATATGAACACCAAGATGAGTAATTCTTCAATAGCTTCTGCCGGAACTGCCGGAGAACACCATAGTGAAGGCGGTCCGGGGCGGTAGACGGTGGTTGAAGGCGCATTTGAGAGTTAGCCAACTGGAGAACCAAGTTCTCCCTTTGATTCTTCACGTTATCATCTTGGAACCCAAAGAAGAGCCCAAGCCAGTCCATAAGGTCCATGGTGTCACGCCATGGCATGAACGGCGGCAGCCGGAGATCCCCAACGTCGCGCAGAGCAGCTGAAGCAGCACGTACTTCTGGATACCTCAAAGAAGGATGGTCAGCCAACAAATTATTGATGGGTATAATGTTGAATGGCTCGACACGAggttgctgctgctgctgccgCGGCGGCGCGTCATCATAACCACTACCGCGCGTGAACGGTGGCCTTGGCCGGAGATTCATTGCATTTGGTTCTACAGCAGCCTTTCACTAATGGGTAActctttttccccaaaatttcAAACAGCAAAAGTTGCCACTTGCAAACAAGCAAACACATGTATATGCATATTATATACTTACTATAATATAATACTACTATAAAGTAACGGGTATATTCGAATTCTGGGTACGGGGGGGTGGGGGGTAGTGATAAAGGGAATCAACAGTGTAACTCTTTAATGGAGTAAAAAGGTGAGATTTTTAATGAGAGGAACTTATCGGGAGTTGCAGAGAGAAAAGGAATGTAGTGACGTAGACCACGCGCCAACAAGTGCGGTTGTGGGAGTTTGTGTGTAGGACGAAACTTGAAAGTTGCAGCTTTCTATGAGAAACCTACAAGACAACATGACAAGCCTATTATTCAAAACAAGTAGTGTTATAGGGATAAGagcaaatttaaaatattacccGTCTCTCTCATAATATTTATCCACTATTAACTTAcgtatatttaataaattataaataaaaaagataattttactacattaaaatttctataaattaatacacaataaattaataatctatctaaaataatattttcctttaattcCGCTTGagccaataaaaaaaatcaccaatttcgatgagatataagataatatattttcagaagaccttatataaataaatgatctcattaatatcataaactaataattatttaaagtacaaatatatctaagacagtttagtgaaatatgattatattttgttctgattctttttaaaatttaaatataattgaagttATCTCTAGTTTTTCCAATTGCATCCAAGAGCTTTGGTGTTGTTTTTTCAAACTGCaccataaaattgtgaagagtTCTAAATGTGATAAGTGTTTCCTTACACGTATCTGGTTCCAAATGTACAATATCATCTTCAACTCATCAACATTGCTTTTTCTGATGGTATCCACAATTTCTTCTAAACTCTGTACCTCTGAACAAGTATCACTTTCATTCGGATAATCCAACAGTTTATTGACATCCATTTTACTATGGCAACCGAGATCACTAATGATGACCTCAAGTTAATGAATGACGTTTTCACAAGTAGGTTCATTCATATTCTTTGAGATTGCATCTCCGGAACGATTTTTACAGTATCAAAAACAATTTGCTTTTGTCTCTTGCTGAACATTTTTGCTCAAACAGGAATTGCATAATTGATAGCATCCAAAACATTGATCTTTGTTGGATCATTTTGTCCCACTCCATAGCATCTAATATCCAGCGATAAATTATGTTCGATAATACATCTTGAAAGCTTTTATTATCACATTATCACAACGTTGAAATTAATAAGATACAATGATTTTAACGTATTCGTTGTACtttatgtatgattttttttatgtaaaatggataaatatgatacataaattagtaagatacaatgattttgagataattaaaattaaccttcaccaaattttaaactattctttaataataaatattaatttatcgattaaataatatttctataaaataataaaatttcatcgtcccacctatattaatttatagagattttattgtatttcatatttaagatataataaatataatgtcttAAAAATGAAACAGGTTTGACAAAGATAATTTAGTAACCAAGTGTAAAACTATCTATtgattttataaagtaattaaatattattaaatatcttaaaataatatagtggacaacttttattaaattaaaataaaatttaattgaataattttgaaatagcCAATAAAATATgcagaaaatatcttttaaggCGTAATgtctttttaataagaaatttcaaatttaaatcaaaaaatttattgaaaacttcatttttaaatagatattgcaatacacatttaaatataCTTGGAACTTTAATATATAATCTCCAGACATTTAATAAGAACCAAAACCAAATGTCTATAAGGATAATATCACAAGACTGgagaaatgattttatttataggaaatGAATGTCCATATAtgagaaaatgacaaaaataatcCATCATTATCAAAAACGTCCTAGTGTGAATGTCCAtttaaatatacaatttttggATAAATTTGCAATTGAGCGGAcaatcttttttcaaaaaaaaaaaagaatctcgAATTTGCAATTAAGTaaagcttttaaaaaaatatatctcaCACAAATAGCTTATAAGTAGCTTCTGAAAAAACTtgcatttatttcttttaaaaaaaagatttatatcAATATCATTTCttctataaataaaaagtt
This window of the Solanum pennellii chromosome 2, SPENNV200 genome carries:
- the LOC107011254 gene encoding callose synthase 11-like, whose amino-acid sequence is MNLRPRPPFTRGSGYDDAPPRQQQQQPRVEPFNIIPINNLLADHPSLRYPEVRAASAALRDVGDLRLPPFMPWRDTMDLMDWLGLFFGFQDDNVKNQRENLVLQLANSQMRLQPPSTAPDRLHYGVLRQFRQKLLKNYSSWCSYLGKKSQVRLPRRQNPEISRRELLYVCLYLLIWGEAANLRFVPECLCYIYHHMAMELNYILDDHIDEDTGHPFVPYTCKQFGFLDKVVTPIYTTIKGEVERSRNGTAPHSAWRNYDDINEFFWSRKCFRRLKWPLDLSSAFLDTTVGRRVGKTGFVEQRTFWNIFRSFDRLWVMLILFFQASVIVAWQGTDFPWQALERRDVQVQLLTIFITWAGLRFIQSILDAGTQYSLVTRDTMWIGVRMVLKSIVAVTWAVVFGVFYARIWIQKNSDRRWSYEANQRIFTFLKIALVFIIPELLALVLFILPWIRNVIENTDWPIFYLLTWWFHTRIFVGRGLREGLINNIKYTMFWIAVLASKFIFSYFFQIRPLLGPTRALLNLNNVKYKWHEFFGSTNELAAVLLWIPIVLIYLVDLQIWYTIYSSIAGGAVGLFSHIGEIRNIKQLRLRFQFFASALQFSLMPENQTVDAKDTLVHKLRNAIHRIKLRYGLGQPYKKIESSQVDATRFALIWNEIIITMREEDLVSDHELELMELPPNCWDIKVIRWPCFLLCNELLLALSHASELADAPDRWVWFRICKNEYRRCAVIEAYDSIKYLLLEIIKHNTEEHSIVTALFNDIDGCIHSEKFTKAYKMTLLPRIHEKLVFLIELLLRPEPDLRDMVSVLQALYEVSVREFPRVKKRTEQLMQEGLAPSNPDTNQGLLFENAIEFPDIQDVFFYRQLRRLQTILTSRDSMYNVPKNKEARRRIAFFSNSLFMNMPRAPQVEKMMAFSVLTPYYDEEVLFGKESLRSPNEDGVSTIFYLQKIYDDEWENFMERMRTEGMKDEKEIWNTKAREIRLWASYRGQTLSRTVRGMMYYYKALKMLSFLDSASEVDIRHGSQRIVSLGSSNQNNHLNRDGPAMLQTSRKLHRSSSSVTLLFKGHEFGAALMKFTYVVTCQVYGSQKTKRDPRAEEILNLMKDNEALRIAYVDEVNLGRNEVEYFSVLVKYDQQLKQEVEIYRIKLPGPLKLGEGKPENQNHAIIFTRGDAVQTIDMNQDNYFEEALKMRNLLEEFKENYGIRKPTILGVRENIFTGSVSSLAWFMSAQETSFVTLGQRVLADPLKVRMHYGHPDVFDRFWFLTRGGISKASKVINISEDIFAGFNCTLRGGNVTHHEYIQVGKGRDVGLNQIAMFEAKVASGNGEQVLSRDVYRLGHRLDFFRMLSFFYTTVGFFFNNMIVVVMVYTFLWGRLYLALSGVEDYASKNATSNKALGSILNQQFVIQLGVFTALPMVVENSLEHGFLPAVWDFITMQLQLASLFFTYSMGTRAHFFGRTILHGGAKYRATGRGFVVQRKSFGENYRLYARSHFVKAIELGVILVVYASHSPLTKDTFVYIAMTISSWFLVVSWITSPFVFNPSGFDWLKTVYDFDDFMHWIWYNRGVFVKADQSWETWWYEEQDHLRTTGLWGKLLEIILDLRFFFFQYGIVYQLRITGGKTSIGVYLLSWIIMVAAVAIYITIAYAKDKYAMKRHIYYRLVQLLVILVTVLVIVILLRFTLFTLFDLITSLLAFIPTGWGIIQIALVLRPFLQSTLVWGTVVSLARLYDMMLGLIVMAPLAFLSWMPGFQSMQTRILFNEAFSRGLQISRILTGKTS